The Humulus lupulus chromosome 7, drHumLupu1.1, whole genome shotgun sequence region GATGCTGACTATTAAACCCAAAAAAGAAAATAGTAGTTAgccatccatatatatatatatatataacagagTCACAAAACCAAAACAAACCCGTGCAAACAATTTCCCATCAAAGAGACGCTATGCAATGTAAGGTCTGAAGAGAAGAGAAGAACGTTGTGCAGTGGAAGTTTTCCTTCGGAGAAAAGAAGAGATGCGGAGAAGAAAGGGGTTGTGCTAATTTTAACTTCTTCATAAGTATTAGAGGTGGGTCCCGCCGATATTGTTAGTTACCCGCCTCAAAtactattattagcggcggagtaaTTACCCGCCtcaaatattattagcggcggatagtccGCCTCTAATAAGGTGATTATCTGCCACTAATACAACTTAAAAAAAATTCTCGGGGCTTTTATTAtgtatattagcggcggactatcTGCTGCTAATAGTGGTAAGTCCACcgctaatatatatttttatttttttaaaatactcgtacattattagcggcggaccccctAGTCCACCGCTAATAGCCTATACAATGTAGGCGGACTAAGCTCGTCGCTAATACCCATGCCGCAAATGCCTTTAATTGTTGTAGTGCTTGTAGAAGTAAGGGTTttccatcaaagaatttaaattccatatattgagttatgaggaatttctttgtaccttcctcttcagttttttcttcttcttaaatGCTTCCCATATCTCTTTTTCCAATGTTgtattggtgtagagatcatagagacgaCCTGAGAGGACATTGAGTATGTGGCCTCTACATATTAGCTCATgttcttcccttttcttccttgataactctacaaaatagagttattttaccactttttatgtgttaattgttgcttagttcttgagttcttaattgatgtattaagttttttaagtaattttgaatttattagatttattttaattttatagatttttgtgtatttttatagttatattattgtaaaatgttatagtttaaattatttaaaattaatattgttaagttaggtgTAAAAAGATGTAatgttgagcttaaatgtttttttttttttttttgaacaaaagaAAAATTTTATTCAAAAACCAAGCAAAATTACAAGACAAAACAAAGCAGCTGCTACAACCCAGCAGGCAGCAAACTCAAAAAAAAACCAGCAAGAAGAAACGCTACAAAGAACTAACTACCATCTTTCTACTATTTGGCGAAAATAGACATCCTTTTTGTGAAGAGAGAAATAACCCCAACTCAAGACTCTATACTTGACTACTTCTTTAACTTCCAAACTGAGGCTGCGGGCCATTTTGCAACTGGATTCGAAGATGCAACTGTTTTTGTTGCACCAAATGAAGTACCAGGAAGCTGCTATAACAGCATTGATAATCTGATTCTGCAAGCTATGATTGGCCAACAAGCACCAATTAGAGAGCTCCTCATATGATTCAGGCCAATGGAAAACTCCCAGCCATCTACCAATTTCCTCATAAACTCTCCTGGAATATATACACTCCATAAACAAATGACTATGAGTTTCTACACCAGAATCGCACACAGGGCAGAGAACAGATGTAAGTTGAATATATCGGCATAAGTGGTCTCTAGTAAGAAGCTGACTATTAAAAATTTGCCAGTAAATGAACCGGTGCTTAGGCATTATAAGCTTGTTCCAAACTGTCTTAGTAAAACCAACAGAATTCGCAGCAACAAGGGAGAAATAAAAGAGTTTACTATGAAATTTACCTCCCTTAACAGCTAGCATCAAGCTATCCTCATCCATGAAAAATCTTAGCCTCAATATTTTCTTGATATACCAGCTCATATCCGGTTTTATAGGCACTGTCCAGATGCTAAGCTCCTTCAAATAAATGGAACTTATCCATTTGACCCACAGGCAGTCTTGCTTGGAAGAAATCGCCCATAAAAAATTAGCCATCAAAGCCAAGTTCTATTTCTTACCCTCACGGAAGCCAATACCACTCAGCTTTTTAGGGAGACAAACTTTTTCCCACGACGGGAGATGCAACTTACTTCTATTCCCATTAGTTCCCCAAAGAAACTTTCGACAGCTCCTATCGATGGCAGCAGTAATCTTGGCCGGAAGAATGAATATACTCATCCAAAAATTCCTAATTCCAAGCAATACTGAGTGAATGAGTTGGGCACGACCAGCAAAAGACAAGTTCCTACTCGCCCAACTATTAAGCTTCTTGTTCAACTTATCCAAAATAATCCCACAGTCTGAAGCCTTCCACTTGGTGGGCCGAAGAGGAACTCCCAAGTACTTCAAAGGAAAGGAGCCTTCTTCCATATGCAAAATCTCAAGAATCTGAGCTTTGGTAGACTCCGACACCCCTACAAAATATATATGGGACTTAGATTTATTCGCAGAAAGACCAGAAGCATCACAAAACGAAGAGAAGGCTTCATGAATCTTACTCACTGAACTAACATTACCTTTACAAAAGATAATCAAATCATCTGCAAAACAGAGGTTAGTCAACCTAAGATGTTTACACAAAGGATGATAACCAAAGCCTTTCATGTCAGAGTAATGAGCCAATAAACGAGTGAGGTACTCCATAATAAGAACAAACAAGAGAGGAGACATGGGGTCCCCTTGCCTTAGGCCTTTTTCCCCTTTGAAAGAGCCCTGAATTCTCCCATTCATTAACAGATTGTACTTGGTACCTTTTAAGCAAACTAGAATCCAGTCAATAAATCTAGAGGGAAAACATAGATGTTTAAGCAACTCTTCCACAAAATGCCAATCAATTGTGTCGTAATTCTTACTCAAATCGATCTTCATTAAACATCTAGCTGAAATGTTCTTTCTAGTATACCCCTTGaggagatcttggaatatcatgATATTATGAGCTAGAACTCTATTTTTAATAAATGCCCCTTGATTACTATGAACAAGAAAGGGAAGCACTTCCAAAAGTCTAGAGCAAATCATCTTCGAAATGCATTTATAGAGAGTGTTACAACAAGCAATAGGACGATAGTCACTAGCTGAACACGGATTAGCAAGCTTAGGGATAAGAGAAATTACAGTTTCATTCAAATCCTTCGGCAAGTGACCATCATGAAAGAAAGCCAACACAGCGGAAGAAACTTCAGCACCAATATCAGACCACAACCCCTTAAAAAAGCCCGAGCCAAAACCATCCAAACCAGGACTTTTATAAGAGTGAATGCTAAATATAGCCTTCTTCACATCATTCTTGGTAAAAGGTCTCAGAAGTTTGATTTGGAGATCCAAAGTCAATCTGTTTCCCTGCATGAAACAGCTATGGTCAATCGCCACTGAAGCCGAATTTCCTTTCCCCATAAACGATTGGAAGTGAGACAGAAAATGCTCTACAACTTTAGAATAATCCTCTTCTGTTTTGCCTCCTATTGTGAAGGAAGAAATCCTATTATCAACTCTTCTTTTTCGCATAAAAGCATGAAAAAATTTCGAATTATCATCACTAAACTTAATCCAATTAAGTTTACTCTGCTGTTTGAGAAAACTGGCATAACAGCGCTGCAAAACAGAAACATTGATCTGGGCTTGAGTAGCCGAATGAAGCAAAGACAGGTCTGAAGGATTAGAGGCCAATGCCTCCTGAACTCTGCTATACTCCTCCTTGGCCTTCTTATAACTCAAAACAATATCACCAACCTCCTCTCTGTTAAACCTTTTTAAAGTATGCTTCACCCGATATAATTTCTGGATTATCTTGCTGAGACCACCACCAGAAATAACAGGCGCATTCCAACAGTGAAGAACAGCTTCTCTGTAGCCACCAAACTGCATCCAGTGATTACCAAACCGAAAAGGGATAAATCCCACAGCATTAACTTCTTGATTACGAATCACACAGAAACTGTGATCAGAAATGCAGTCCCATTTGAAGCGAGCTTCAGTTTTCGGAAAAATATCCAGCCACAAATCATTGATAAACACTTTATCTAACTTAGAAAATATACGATCTCCTGCCTCTTGTTTGTTCGACCAAGAATAAGGAGCACCCTCACACTTAAGTTCCTCAACTTGGCCTAAAGCCAACCAATCTTGAGCATCAGCAATGTCCTTAGCAAGAATTTGTCTCCCACCAATCCTATCTTGGTAGCTAAACATGGCATTGAAATCTCCAAAGATTATCCAAGGAGACTTTAATTGACCAATATTAGCTAATTTATCCCAAAGAAGCTTCCTCTCCCCCATGGAATTGCTACCATAAACCACTGTAGCAAAGAAAAATTCCTGCTGACCACTTATTTTGATCCTACAATGGACAAGTTGGGGATCTTCAAGCAATATATCAACCTTCACAAATTTTGATTGCCAAACTACTAAGATCCTACCAGAAATAATAGGACTAGAAAAATAATCCCAATTATGAAAATTATTCTCAAAAACATCTTTAATTTTCTCATGTTTCAACTTAGTCTCAAAGAAAGCTCCAAAACCAACCTTATTCTCCCTACAAATACTAAGAATAGCATTTTGCTTATCCTTTTTATTCATACCCCTCACATTCCACCCTATCATATTGCAAACTTCCATCACTGAATTGGGATAGAATTAGTGACCAAATGACCAACCCCTGTATCTTGCAACACCGCATAACCATTGCCCGAGTTAGTCTTCCCTTGAACAACATCTGACTTGTGGGCATTTAACACCCCTTGCCGAGCACCTCTCCTTCTGGGAGTAATCCAGCTTCCTGCAACCTCAGCATTCCCTTTTCCAGTTTGCTAAGTTGCTTCAGAAAATTCCTGAGCATCACTAAGAATCTTGGAAGCATTTTGCTCTATAGAACTACTAGCCCTCTCATCCTTTCCAATAGTAGAAGTAGTGCAAGCTCTGGGAACAAGAATAGCAGGCTCCGAATGTTGTTGAACCTCCTCTGTTTTGGATATGATCTTGTCTGTACTGGTACCATTCTCATCAGTAGATTTCTTCCTCCAACTAAAACCAATATTCTTGTTACAATTAGCCAGAATATGACCTAAATTCGAGCAGGCAGCACACTTAGAAGGGAGCCATTCATATTCCACCATTTGCTCTGTGATTTGTTCCCtttcattaataaaagaaatgGATTTCGGAGGATGATCCGTAATCTCCATATCCACCAATATCCTCGCATATTTCACCATCGATCTACTTTGCGTCACTTTATCCACCATTACAGGTCTCCCAATTGTGCTCACCATAGCActgagactattttttccccaGTATTGCAACCCCAAGCCATTCAGCCGAATCCAAACCGGAACCGACTTGACCATTCTCATAGAGTCCATATCTGGTGTCCAAGGACGAAGAACCACTGGCTTTTTATCAAAGTGTATAACTCCTGCTTCCAAAATCAGGTCCCTTGTTGCTTCATCCCTGAAATTAACAAGGGTGAATCCGGAATGCATTCTCACTATCTTCTCAACACCCAAATTTCCCCAAATTCTCTTGACAAATCCTTCAAATACTCGAAAAGGAGGGTTAGCTCCTAGGACAATGCAAACAATCGCATTCTTCCAAAATGAAGCTTCAGTCTCAAC contains the following coding sequences:
- the LOC133792059 gene encoding uncharacterized protein LOC133792059: MSWYIKKILRLRFFMDEDSLMLAVKGGKFHSKLFYFSLVAANSVGFTKTVWNKLIMPKHRFIYWQIFNSQLLTRDHLCRYIQLTSVLCPVCDSGVETHSHLFMECIYSRRVYEEIGRWLGVFHWPESYEELSNWCLLANHSLQNQIINAVIAASWYFIWCNKNSCIFESSCKMARSLSLEVKEVVKYRVLSWGYFSLHKKDVYFRQIVERW
- the LOC133792060 gene encoding uncharacterized protein LOC133792060 yields the protein MKNSDEVVDDLPSIQVEVPDLLPDEDFQDPCEELEMDCGVEVQRVGSANRSPPSPMNWAEEAEGSEFQRSAKEVWSKFQSNQVPTPSTRLNYTEPMKLGDQVVARLDMEEVETEASFWKNAIVCIVLGANPPFRVFEGFVKRIWGNLGVEKIVRMHSGFTLVNFRDEATRDLILEAGVIHFDKKPVVLRPWTPDMDSMRMVKSVPVWIRLNGLGLQYWGKNSLSAMVSTIGRPVMVDKVTQSRSMVKYARILVDMEITDHPPKSISFINEREQITEQMVEYEWLPSKCAACSNLGHILANCNKNIGFSWRKKSTDENGTSTDKIISKTEEVQQHSEPAILVPRACTTSTIGKDERASSSIEQNASKILSDAQEFSEAT